The following nucleotide sequence is from Tardiphaga sp. 709.
TGGATTCAATAGTGTCAAACAACGAACGTCGCAGCGGATTTTCCCGCTTTTTTGGAGACCTTGCTAACAAGACTTCTCAACTCGCGGGTCGAGCCACGACGTTCATCGTCGCAGCCGCCGTCGTGATCATTTGGGCCGTGACCGGTCCTCTGTTCGGTTACTCGGACACGTGGCAGCTTGTCATCAACACTGGGACGACGATTGTGACGTTCTTGATGGTCTTTCTCATCCAGAACTCTCAGAACCGAGACAGCGCCGCCATTCAGGTGAAGCTAGACGAACTCATCCGAACGAGTGCCGCTCATAACTCATTCGTCGGCATCGAGCATCTGACCGACGAGGAATTAGAGGATATCCGGACCAAGTGCGAGGCACGTGCTGCTGCCGAGAAGGTCGGTGAAAGGACTGTGCAACGCATGGGCGAGAAAGCTCGCGAAGCCGCGGACGCCGCTGGGTCCTGATGGACGGATGATGAGGGTTCCGTCCTGGCTTCGCACCCCCCCTCATCGTAACTTTCGTCGTCGCCATGTCCATACGCCGGCTCAGGACTAGACGACGCTCGGCATCCTGCCGAACTGGGTCCGGCGGTGAAGATCGACGGCCTCGGGACATTCCTGACCAAGACGGTCGCCTGATCATGGACGTCGTCGGACCACCGAATGTTCGACGACCGCCGGCCGCAGCTGCACCTGTCAGTCTTACTGCTCAACCGTGCGAGAACATTGAGTCGGTTTAGCTCCCGCTTGCCAATCAATCCGACTCTCATGGACGACAGCCTCCAGCGTCCCGAAAAGAGCCGGAAACTGATGAGCTCTGCTGACATTCTAGCTTTGCTGCTAGCAGGCCTATTCGCCGTTTGCACGCGAGTTCGTTTTTACCGCCCGAAGGCCATCCCGACGGGCGCCTTCGGCCACAATCATCTTTTCCCGGTTGGGGAATACGTTCGAGGCCGAGAAGAGACAAGCGAGCGATGAGGATGCGCCGCAACCCCTGGCGGCAGGTAGAGCCACCGTCGCTCGAGGCCGCGAGCCTCAACGCGTCGGGAACAATAAGCAATATTCGAGAGTTTGAAAACGCAGGGCAAAAAATTCGATTCATGCAGACGGGCGAGCGATTGCTTTTGAATACAGCGGTGAGGACTGCAGGCTCTGACGGTAACAAAACGAGGAGAAGAACGATGAATGGTTTGATTTATCTGGTGGGATTAATCGTCGTCATCTTGGCCGTGTTGTCATTCTTCGGGCTGCGCTGAGATGATTAAATCGATTGAACCTGCCGCAGCTTCCATTGAAGTCCCGTCAAGGTATTTGAGCTGGACGCCAGTAATCCTCGGTGCCCTCATAGCGACCGCGCTTTCGTCAATTCTGCTGGCCTTTGGCGTAACGATCGGACTTGGCGTTTCATCCACGGCTCCGACTTGGCGGGACGCCTCCGCTGCGCTTTGGATATTGTCGGGACTTTATCTCATTCTCCAAGCCGCGCTGAGTTTCGGAGTGGGAGGCTATATTGCCGGGCGGACAAATGTCGGTCTCGCTGCTTTGGATACCGCCGAAATTGAACAGCGCGATGGTCTACATGGACTCGCTGCGTGGGCGCTTGCCGTTGTTCTTGGCGTAGCGCTTGCGGCCTTCATTGGAAGCGCGACACTAACACGGCCGAACAGTAACGGATCGTCAGCACGCACCAGCGCTGCGGAGCCTTTGCTAAGCTACGAGATCGACCGCCTGTTCAGGCCCTTGCGTCGCGCCGCAAACGTAGACCTTCTGCAGGAACGTGCGGAGGCGGGAAGAATTCTCTTGACCTCGTCGAGCCACTCGGGAATGAGCAGCGAGGATCGATCTTATCTTGCTCAACTCGTTGCCGCGAACACCGGTCTCGCCGGCGCAGAGGCGGAAAAACGGGTCGATGCCGCGATTGCAACCTCTCAAGCGTCGATAGCCAAATCTCGACGGAGTTCAGTGATCCTGGCCTTCTCCGTCGCGGCGGCCATATTGCTGGGCGCTGTGATCGCGGTGGCCGCCGCCAGCGTCGGCGGCAGCCACCGCGACGGCGCAGCGATGCCGCATTGGATGGGTGCTCGCGGATCTGGAGCTGCCTATCGACGTGAGGTCGCGTGAGTTAGGTGGAACGTAGTAGATCGAATTGAATGCGCCGATCTTCTCGCTAACCTTGGCTGCCGCAAGTCTTATACTGAACAGCGGCTAAGGCGGACGACGGGGGCTTTAGATTTCGCTTGGATATGTTAGGCCAAGCCGTTCGATGGCGCGTATGACGCCTGTGGGCGAAACCTGAAGCAAGCCGTCTACGCGAGCCACATGCGGGCTGGAGGTCACTCACAGCAAGGCACTGAACCTCACAATGGCCGTGCGCCAAGACCGGCCGTTTCGCCGGTCGGGTGTTGTAAGACGACGAGTTGCCTTTCGTTGCCGCGCGGATTCGCCACTGCTGACGGGCGCGATCTGG
It contains:
- a CDS encoding low affinity iron permease family protein; this translates as MDSIVSNNERRSGFSRFFGDLANKTSQLAGRATTFIVAAAVVIIWAVTGPLFGYSDTWQLVINTGTTIVTFLMVFLIQNSQNRDSAAIQVKLDELIRTSAAHNSFVGIEHLTDEELEDIRTKCEARAAAEKVGERTVQRMGEKAREAADAAGS